One Sphingobium sp. Cam5-1 genomic window, TGTCTCTCTATAGCCGATCTCAGGGCGAGAGGCTTATTGTTGCCGCGCTGAAAAGGGAAGGCGCCAATGCGTCAGGCGAGCTCAAATGCCATCGCTGTCGCTTCGCCACCGCCGATGCACAGGCTCGCCACGCCGCGCTTGAGGCCGCGCTCCTCCAGCGCACCCAGCAGAGTAGCAATGATCCGCGCGCCCGAAGCCCCGATCGGATGCCCCAGCGCAGTCGCACCGCCATTGACGTTCAACTTGTCGGCGGGGATGCCAAGATCCTTGGCCGCGATCATCGCAACAACGGCGAAGGCTTCGTTCACCTCAAACAGATCAACGTCGGCGACGGACCAGCCCGCCCTGTCCAGCAGCTTACGCATTGCCGGAACGGGCGCGGTCGTAAAGCGCGCCGGTTCATGGGCGTGTGCGGCGCTGGCCACTACCGTGGCTATTACCGGCAAACCCATACGCTCCGCCACACTGCGCCGCGTCATCACCAGTGCCGCTGCCCCGTCGGAGATGGACGAACTGTTCGCCGCGGTGATAGTGCCATCGGGGACGAATGCCGGCTTTAGCGAGGGGATCTTGTCCGGACGGGCCTTGCCCGGCTGCTCGTCGGTATCCACCAACGTATCGCCGCCACGTCCGGGCACCGTCACGCCCGCGATTTCGCGCCGGAAAGCGCCGCTCGCGATGGCTGCCTGCGCTCGCTCCAGCGATCGAACCGCATAGCCATCCTGCTCCGCGCGCGTGAACTGATAATCCCGCACCGCCTCCTCGGCAAAGACGCCCATCGCCTTGCCGGGCTGATAGGCATCCTCCAGCCCGTCCATCATCATCGTGTCAATGATCCGGTCGTGACCAATGCGTGCGCCGGAACGGTGCTTGGGCAGGGCATAGGGCGCGTTCGTCATGCTTTCCATGCCACCCGCCACGATCAGATCGGCAGCGCCTGCCTGCAACGCTTCCTGCGCCATGATGGCAGCCTGCATGCCCGAACCACACATCTTGTTGACGGTGGTCGCCTCTGTATCAAGGCCAAGGCCCGCTCCCAGCGCCGCCTGCCGCGCGGGCGCCTGCCCCAAGCCCGCTGGCAGGACGCAGCCCATATAGATGCGGTCGATCGCGTCCACGGGCGCACCCGCGCGCTCCACTGCCGCCTTGACCGCAGCCGCACCCAGATCGGTCGCCTTCAAAGGGGAGAAGATACCCTGAAACCCACCCATCGGCGTGCGGGCATAACCAGCGATGACAACAGGATCATTCTGCATGACAATTTCCTTCAAGCGCGAGCGAGCGGTGCCACTGCCAATATAGGTGCTCACCAACGATCATGCATCGCCACCCTTGATGAGCGTCATGCGCAGGCACTGGCACACAAGCTCGTCCCGCTGGTTCAGCATCCGATGCGAAAAAGTGACGACACCCGCACCGGGCCGGGACTTACTCGGCCGCAGCTCCATGACTTCGGTCTCGGCGCGCAACGTGTCGCCCAGGAATACGGGCTTGGGCATGACGAGCTTGTCATAGCCCAGATTGGCGATCAGCGTCCCCAAAGTCGTGTCGCCCACTGACAGGCCGATCATCAATGCAAAGGTGAAGGTGCCGTTGACCAGTATCTGGCCAAATTCGCTCGCCTTGGCCGCTTCGACATCCAGATGCAGCGGCTGCGGATTATGCGTCATTGTCGAAAAAAGCAGGTTGTCGGTTTCCGTAACCGTCCGCCGGATTTCGTGAACAATGGTCTGCCCCACTTCCCATTGTTCGAAAAACTTCCCCGCCATCAACCTGCCTCCGCTTTTGCTATTTTGACGAGCAGCGTGCCTTCACTCACCTGCCCGCCTTCGACGCCATGCAGTTCGACGACTTCCCCGTCGAACGGCGCGACAAGGCCATGTTCCATCTTCATGGCCTCCAACGTCAACAGCTTCTGGCCCTTCGTCACCCTGTCCCCCGCCGCGACGGACACGGAAATGATCCGCCCCGGCATTGGCGAGAGGATCGCGCCATCGGACGCCTCACCGCCTCCCAGTCCCGCAGCTCGCCAAGGCGTCAGCTGCCAACTCTGGCCACCTTCCGCGACGATCGCGCTGCGTCCAGTCCCGGCCCCGCTCGAAGCCGCCAGCGCAACCTCCACCGGCGCTCCATCCAACAGGAACCAGCCGTCGCGCCGCGCCTCCGCATTCAGACGAAAGCCCGCCATCGGCCCCGGTGCCGCGAGCTTCGAGGCCGCATCCTCCAAAGCCGCCGTTGAGGGCAAGGCCGCTGGCAACAGCGCCTCCCCCTCACGCCCGATAAGCCCGGTATCTACCCGACCATCAGCGAAATCCGGATGTTGGAGCGCCTTCGCCAAAAAGCCCGCATTGGTCTTGAGCGGCCATATGACCGTCTCCTCCAGCGTCGCGGCCAGACTCAGCCGCGCAGCATCGCGATCAGGCCCCCAGGCGATCAGCTTCGCGATCATCGGATCATAGAAGGACGATATCTCCGCCCCCTGCTCCACCCCGGTATCGACACGATAACATGGCCCGACATCGAAACGGTCCAGCCTGCCGATCGAAGGCAGAAAGCCCTTCGCCGGGTCCTCGGCATAAAGGCGCGCTTCCATCGCCCAACCGCTGATCGACAGTTCATCCTGCGCCTTGGGCAAAGGCTCGCCCGACGCCACCCGCAACTGCCACTCGACCAGGTCCTGCCCGGTGATCTCCTCCGTCACCGGATGCTCGACCTGAAGGCGGGTGTTCATTTCCATGAACCAGATGCGGTCGGCGCTAAGCCCCTCCGACCCATCGGCAATGAACTCGATCGTCCCGGCGCCCACATAGTCGACCGCCTTGGCCGCGCGAACCGCCGCCTGGCAGATCGCCTCGCGCGTCTGTTCATCCATGCCCGGCGCGGGCGCTTCCTCGATCACCTTTTGATGCCGCCGCTGAAGCGAGCAGTCGCGTTCGAACAGGTGGACCACATTGCCGTGGCTGTCGCCGAATATCTGCACCTCGATATGGCGCGGGTTCGTCACCCATTTTTCCAGCAGCACCTGATCATTGCCAAAGGAAGACGCCGCCTCACGCTGGCAGGACAGTAGCGCATCGGCAAAGTCCGCCGCGCTATCGACCTTACGCATTCCCTTGCCACCACCGCCAGCGACTGCCTTGATCAGCACCGGATAGCCGATAGCGTCCGCCTCGGCTTTCAGTCTGTCGGGGCTCTGATCCTCCCCCAGATAGCCGGGCGTCGTCGGCACGCCCGCCTCGCCCATCAGCTTCTTCGCCGCATCCTTGAGACCCATGGCGGTGATGCTGGCGGGATTGGGTCCGACCCAGATCAATCCGGCGTCTATCACCGTCTGCGCGAACTCCGCATTTTCCGACAGGAAGCCATAGCCAGGATGAATAGCCTGCGCGCCGGTCTGCAAAGCCGCATCGATGATGCGCCCCCCCAGCAGATAGCTTTCGCGCACCGGCGACGCGCCGATATGCACCGCCTCGTCAGCAGAACGGACGTGCAGCGCATCGGCATCCGCGTCCGAATAGACGGCGACCGTACGAATGCCCATCCGCCGCGCGGTGCGGATGATCCGGCATGCGATCTCGCCACGATTGGCGATGAGAAGAGACTGGATCATCGCCATCACATCCGGAAAATGCCGAACGACGGGCGCTCGGCGACAGGAGCGTTCAGCGTCGCCGCAAAGGCAAGGCCCAGCACATCGCGCGTCTGCGCCGGATCGATCACGCCATCATCCCACAACCGCGCGGTCGCATGATAAGGATTGCCCTCATCCTCATATTTCTGGCGGATCGGCGCCTTGAAGGCTTCCGCCTCCTCCGCCGTCCATTTCTGCGCATCCCGATGCACTGTCGCCAGCACGCTCGCCGCCTGTTCGCCGCCCATCACGGAAATGCGGCTGTTGGGCCAGGTGAACAGGAAACGCGGACTATAGGCCCTGCCACACATGCCATAATTGCCCGCGCCAAAGCTGCCCCCGATCAGCAGGGTGATTTTCGGCACGCTGGCGGTAGCGACTGCCGTCACCAGCTTCGCACCATTTTTGGCGATGCCCTCAGCCTCATATTTCCCCCCCACCATGAAGCCGGAGATATTTTGCAGGAACAGCAACGGTATCCGTCGCTGACACGCCAATTCTATGAAATGCGCGCCCTTGACCGCGCTCTCGCTGAACAGCACGCCATTATTGGCAAGGATCGCCACCGGCATCCCCCAGATATGCGCAAAGCCGCACACCAGCGTCGTCCCGTACAGCGCCTTGAACTCATGAAATTCGCTGCCATCGACAATCCGCGCGATGACCTCCCGTACATCATAGGGCGCGCGGACATCCTGCGGCACGATGCCATAGAGTTCCTGCGGATCAAATTTTGGCGACACCGGCTCGCGCATGTTAACGTCGATCGCGGGTGCCGGCTGAAGCGTCGAGACGATGTCCCGCACGATGCTCAGCGCATGCTCGTCATTCTCCGCGACATGATCCACCACGCCGGACTTGCGCCCGTGCAGGTCACCGCCACCCAGATCCTCGGCGCTGATGACCTCGCCCGTGGCGGCCTGCACCAATGGCGGCCCGGCGAGGAAGATAGTCCCCTGATTGCGCACGATCACCGTCTCGTCCGACATTGCGGGCACATAGGCCCCACCCGCCGTACAACTGCCCATGACGCAGGCAATCTGAGGGATGCCCTGCGCCGACATTTGCGCCTGATTGTAGAAGATGCGCCCGAAATGATCGCGGTCGGGAAATACGTCGGCCTGATTAGGCAGGTTCGCGCCGCCGCTATCGACCAGATAGACGCAGGGCAGCCGGTTTTCGAGCGCGATCTCCTGCGCCCGCAAATGCTTCTTGACCGTCAGCGGGTAATAGGTGCCACCCTTCACCGTCGCATCATTGCAGACGATCATCACCTGCCGCCCCTCAACGCGGCCTATCCCAGTGATCAGCCCAGCGCCCGGCACCTCGCCATGATACATGTCATTGGCCGCGAGTTGCCCGATCTCCAGAAAAGGACTGCCGGGGTCCAGCAACCGCTCCACCCGCTCACGGGGCAACAGCTTGCCGCGCCCGACATGCTTGTCCCGCGCCTTGGCTGGCCCACCGATCGCCGCAGCGGCAACCTTCGCCCGCAATTCCTCCACCAACGCCAGATTATGGGCAGCATTGGTGCGAAATCCTTCCGCTTCCGGCGACAGCTTCGTGTCGAGCGCTGGCCCGCTCATGCGCCGATCAGCTCCCGGCCGATCAGCATGCGGCGAATCTCATTGGTTCCAGCCCCGATATCCAGCAACTTGGCATCGCGCATATAGCGTTCCACCGGCCAGTCCTTCGTATAACCCGCGCCGCCCAGCGCCTGCACCGCCTCCAACGACACCCGCACCGCATTCTCGCTCGCCAGCAATATCGCGCCCGCCGCGTCGAAGCGCGTCGTCCTGCCCGCGTCACACGCCCGCGCCACCGCATAGACATAAGCGCGCGCCGAATTCAGCGCGACATACATGTCCGCCACTTTGGCCTGCATCAGCTGGAATGCGCCGATCGGCTTACCGAACTGCTGCCGCTCCTGAACATAGGGCACCACCGTGTCGAGGCACGCCTGCATGATACCCAGCTGGATTCCGGCCAGCACAGTGCGCTCATAATCCAGACCCGACATCAACACGCCAGCGCCGCCATTCAGCGGCCCCATGACGTTCTCTTCCGGAACTTCGCAATCCTCGAACACCAGTTCGCCGGTCGGCGATCCACGCATCCCCACCTTGTCGATCTTCTGCCCGATCGAAAAACCCTTGAACCCCTTTTCGATAAGAAAGGTCGTGATCCCCTTCGATCCCTCTCCCGTCCTGGCATAGACGACCAGCGTATCGGCATAGGGTGCGTTGGTGATCCAATATTTGGTGCCGTTCAGGATATAGCGGTCGCCCTTCTTCTCCGCCTTCAGCTTCATCGAAATGACATCGGACCCAGCACCCGCCTCCGACATGGCAAGGCTTCCGACATGCTTGCCGGAAATCAGCTTGGGCAGGTAGCGCGCCTTCTGCTCCGCATTGCCCCAGCGGCGAATCTGATTGACGCAAAGGTTCGAATGCGCGCCATAGCTGAGCCCGATGGAGGCAGAGGCCCGCGCAACCTCCTCCTGCGCGACCACATGTTCCAGATAGCCGAGGCCCAAGCCACCATCCTCTTCCGCAACCGTAATGCCGTGCAGGCCGAGCGCGCCCATGGCGGGCCACAGTTGGTCACGCGGGAACCAATCCTCCGCATCGATCCGCACGGCCAGTGGCGCGATCAAATCCGTCGCAAAGCGGTGGGTCGTTTCCCGGATCATCTGGGCATTGTCACCCAGAGCGAAATCGAAATCGGGCGTCATGGCCTCTCCTGAATGTCTTTCGCCTTTCTACCATGCCGCGGGACGGCTGGAAAATTGACCAGACACTAATGATATCATAGATACGATCTATGATTGAACGCTACCTCATCCACTATTTTCTGGCAGTGGTGGATCACGGCAACTTTTCCCGCGCGGCCCAACAATGCGGCGTGTCGCAGCCCACCTTGTCCGTGGGCATCGCCAAGCTGGAAGCGCAGATCGGGCACGTCCTGTTCCATCGCACCAATCGACGCGTGGAACTGACCCCGGCAGGCAGCCGGTTTGCCGCCCATGCCCGCCGGATCGAAGCGGAATTCGCCCGCGCCCAGCAGGCTATGGCGGAAAATGACAGCAGCAAGCTCATCCGCCTCGGCATAATATCGACATTGCCTTCCCATTGGATCGAGCAAGCCACGCGTGAAGCCTGTCAGGCGAAAGGTGAAAGGCTGGAAATCGTTGAAGGACGCATGAGGGAATTGCTGCCGCGCCTTGAACGTGGCCGGATCGATGCCGTCATTGGCGTGCTGGACAATGATGCCCGCGCCCGCGAAACCCTGTTCGAGGAAGGCTACGCCCTTGCCATGTCCGACAGGCATCCGCTCGCCAGTCGAGAAAGGCTGGACGCAGATGAGGTCGCAGGCATGGACATGATCGTCCGCCGCAATTGCGAGGCACTTGCCGCGGTCAGCCGCTTCTTCACACAGCGCGGCGTCCGCCCCTTCTTCACCGCTCGCACGGTGAGTGACGACCGCGCGGTCGCCTTCCTCCGCGCCGGGCTGGGCATCACCGTCATGCCACGCTGCTTCCTGCAACCCGGCATAGCGATGCCCGCGCTTTCCGGCTTCGATCAACGTCGCAAGATCGGGATATTGATCGACCCGGCCAGCAGTGGGCGGGTTGAAGCCAGCGAAACCCTGCGCCGTTTTTCTTCCGAATTGCGGCGGCTACACGCCGCCTGACCCTTATTTCGAAAGCGCGCCGCCCACACAGCGCGGTCCTTCCAGCCCAGCCGCCCAGGCGATGGCCCCGCCGATCATCTTGCGATGCAGCGGTTCGCCATAGGTGGACGCGGCATGACCCAGCGCAGAATAAAATGCGCGCCCATCGCCCACGCAATGGGTCCATACCATCGGGTGGTCGGCGCCCATGCGGATGTCCTTGGGCTTGGTGAAGGGGAGCAGCTTTTCAAACGGGCTGTAGCTCTTCTCGTCGATGGTGACGAGAATGCGGTAGCCCTTGTCGCGGGGATTTGACGCGAAGGAATACCATTCGTCCGTCCGCCGCCAGACCTTCGGCAAATCACGCGTCGCGGGATGATCGCGATCCTCGACATTCAGCTTCGCCGTCTGAAATTGCGGGTCCATGATATGCCCGATGAACTGCGCGCCGATCAGGTCATCGACATACCAGCGCCACGCATATTGCGGGTCGCCACCCGCGCCATGCAAACCAACGAAGCCACCGC contains:
- a CDS encoding acetyl-CoA C-acyltransferase encodes the protein MQNDPVVIAGYARTPMGGFQGIFSPLKATDLGAAAVKAAVERAGAPVDAIDRIYMGCVLPAGLGQAPARQAALGAGLGLDTEATTVNKMCGSGMQAAIMAQEALQAGAADLIVAGGMESMTNAPYALPKHRSGARIGHDRIIDTMMMDGLEDAYQPGKAMGVFAEEAVRDYQFTRAEQDGYAVRSLERAQAAIASGAFRREIAGVTVPGRGGDTLVDTDEQPGKARPDKIPSLKPAFVPDGTITAANSSSISDGAAALVMTRRSVAERMGLPVIATVVASAAHAHEPARFTTAPVPAMRKLLDRAGWSVADVDLFEVNEAFAVVAMIAAKDLGIPADKLNVNGGATALGHPIGASGARIIATLLGALEERGLKRGVASLCIGGGEATAMAFELA
- a CDS encoding MaoC family dehydratase, translated to MAGKFFEQWEVGQTIVHEIRRTVTETDNLLFSTMTHNPQPLHLDVEAAKASEFGQILVNGTFTFALMIGLSVGDTTLGTLIANLGYDKLVMPKPVFLGDTLRAETEVMELRPSKSRPGAGVVTFSHRMLNQRDELVCQCLRMTLIKGGDA
- a CDS encoding acetyl/propionyl/methylcrotonyl-CoA carboxylase subunit alpha, with translation MIQSLLIANRGEIACRIIRTARRMGIRTVAVYSDADADALHVRSADEAVHIGASPVRESYLLGGRIIDAALQTGAQAIHPGYGFLSENAEFAQTVIDAGLIWVGPNPASITAMGLKDAAKKLMGEAGVPTTPGYLGEDQSPDRLKAEADAIGYPVLIKAVAGGGGKGMRKVDSAADFADALLSCQREAASSFGNDQVLLEKWVTNPRHIEVQIFGDSHGNVVHLFERDCSLQRRHQKVIEEAPAPGMDEQTREAICQAAVRAAKAVDYVGAGTIEFIADGSEGLSADRIWFMEMNTRLQVEHPVTEEITGQDLVEWQLRVASGEPLPKAQDELSISGWAMEARLYAEDPAKGFLPSIGRLDRFDVGPCYRVDTGVEQGAEISSFYDPMIAKLIAWGPDRDAARLSLAATLEETVIWPLKTNAGFLAKALQHPDFADGRVDTGLIGREGEALLPAALPSTAALEDAASKLAAPGPMAGFRLNAEARRDGWFLLDGAPVEVALAASSGAGTGRSAIVAEGGQSWQLTPWRAAGLGGGEASDGAILSPMPGRIISVSVAAGDRVTKGQKLLTLEAMKMEHGLVAPFDGEVVELHGVEGGQVSEGTLLVKIAKAEAG
- a CDS encoding carboxyl transferase domain-containing protein; the encoded protein is MSGPALDTKLSPEAEGFRTNAAHNLALVEELRAKVAAAAIGGPAKARDKHVGRGKLLPRERVERLLDPGSPFLEIGQLAANDMYHGEVPGAGLITGIGRVEGRQVMIVCNDATVKGGTYYPLTVKKHLRAQEIALENRLPCVYLVDSGGANLPNQADVFPDRDHFGRIFYNQAQMSAQGIPQIACVMGSCTAGGAYVPAMSDETVIVRNQGTIFLAGPPLVQAATGEVISAEDLGGGDLHGRKSGVVDHVAENDEHALSIVRDIVSTLQPAPAIDVNMREPVSPKFDPQELYGIVPQDVRAPYDVREVIARIVDGSEFHEFKALYGTTLVCGFAHIWGMPVAILANNGVLFSESAVKGAHFIELACQRRIPLLFLQNISGFMVGGKYEAEGIAKNGAKLVTAVATASVPKITLLIGGSFGAGNYGMCGRAYSPRFLFTWPNSRISVMGGEQAASVLATVHRDAQKWTAEEAEAFKAPIRQKYEDEGNPYHATARLWDDGVIDPAQTRDVLGLAFAATLNAPVAERPSFGIFRM
- a CDS encoding acyl-CoA dehydrogenase family protein, yielding MTPDFDFALGDNAQMIRETTHRFATDLIAPLAVRIDAEDWFPRDQLWPAMGALGLHGITVAEEDGGLGLGYLEHVVAQEEVARASASIGLSYGAHSNLCVNQIRRWGNAEQKARYLPKLISGKHVGSLAMSEAGAGSDVISMKLKAEKKGDRYILNGTKYWITNAPYADTLVVYARTGEGSKGITTFLIEKGFKGFSIGQKIDKVGMRGSPTGELVFEDCEVPEENVMGPLNGGAGVLMSGLDYERTVLAGIQLGIMQACLDTVVPYVQERQQFGKPIGAFQLMQAKVADMYVALNSARAYVYAVARACDAGRTTRFDAAGAILLASENAVRVSLEAVQALGGAGYTKDWPVERYMRDAKLLDIGAGTNEIRRMLIGRELIGA
- a CDS encoding LysR family transcriptional regulator — protein: MIERYLIHYFLAVVDHGNFSRAAQQCGVSQPTLSVGIAKLEAQIGHVLFHRTNRRVELTPAGSRFAAHARRIEAEFARAQQAMAENDSSKLIRLGIISTLPSHWIEQATREACQAKGERLEIVEGRMRELLPRLERGRIDAVIGVLDNDARARETLFEEGYALAMSDRHPLASRERLDADEVAGMDMIVRRNCEALAAVSRFFTQRGVRPFFTARTVSDDRAVAFLRAGLGITVMPRCFLQPGIAMPALSGFDQRRKIGILIDPASSGRVEASETLRRFSSELRRLHAA
- a CDS encoding ThuA domain-containing protein yields the protein MARGKSMAMRVLKWLVAFIVLAVIALAVMFTMAVGPGNAGRLVFGIGAGYDKTPPQLPAKLSGNAILIFSKTNGFRDDEQIVAANRALEEIAQARGWTSYTTENAAIFNPAQLARFKAVVWNSVSGDVLTPEQRSAFRAWLEKGGGFVGLHGAGGDPQYAWRWYVDDLIGAQFIGHIMDPQFQTAKLNVEDRDHPATRDLPKVWRRTDEWYSFASNPRDKGYRILVTIDEKSYSPFEKLLPFTKPKDIRMGADHPMVWTHCVGDGRAFYSALGHAASTYGEPLHRKMIGGAIAWAAGLEGPRCVGGALSK